GCGATGTTATAATTTACCAACGCATCGCCTTTGATTTTCGCTGCTGAACCGCACAAAACAGTATTCACATTGTAACCGGCATTTTTTAGGAGACGTGCAATTACAAAGCCATCGCCGCCGTTGTTGCCGGTGCCGCAGAAAATGCAAACCTTCGAGCCGCCCCGCTTTTTCAGTTCCTGGATTATGATTTCGCAGCATCCTCTGCCAGCATTTTCCATAAGCACAACGCCCTGCACACCAAGCGTTCCAATAGCCCATGCGTCAACGTCGCGCACCTGTTGGCGAGTCATTACCTTGTCATTTTGTCGGTTAAATTTCTTTACCATTCTAATGATTATACTGTTACGCAATAAAGCTTCAAGAATTGATGTTGAATATTTATAGTTTGGCGGTACATTAATGCTATGAATATTTTATTGACAAATGACGATGGAATTACGGCCGAAGGAATCGCAGCGGCATACAAAGAATTAGCCAAAATAGGCGATGTTACGGTCGTTGCGCCGTCCGGCAGGATGAGCGGAGCAGGACACAGCATTACCGTTTTTGAGCCGTTAGTCTGCGAAAAGGTTAAAATCAAAAACCTGTTTACAGGCTACAGCGTGAGCGGTTCGCCGGCAGATTGCGTTAAGCTGGCTCTTATGGAGCTTTGCCCAACCAAACCCGACCTTGTCGTCAGCGGAATAAATCACGGAGCGAACGTCGGTATAAACGTTTACTATTCAGGCACAGTCGCGGCGGCAATGGAAGCGGCGTTTTACGGAATGCCGGCTATCGCGTTGAGCGCCGTTAATGAACAAGATACGGATTTCGACTGTGCGGCAGGGTATTGTGCCAAAGTTGTAAAAAAATTACTGCCGCTGACTATCCCCGGCGTAATTAATATTAACATTCCCGCCCTGTCGAAAGGCAAACCAAAGGGACTGAAAATTGTTCCGCAGTCAACGATGGGCTTCAACGAACATTACATCAAAACGCAAAATGAAAACGGTCAAATGCTGTATCAGCTTGCCGGCGGTCAGTACCGCGATGTAGATTTGCCGAGCGATACACTTGTTCTGGACGACGGGTTTATCACGGTAACGTCGCTCGGCTTCGATATGACGGATTACAAGGGAATGGAAAAACTCCATCAAATAAATTTACAAGGATAAAAAATGGCTGCTAAAAAAAGTCAGATTTGTATTTGTACGGTTACAGGAAAAGACAGAGTAGGCATCATCGCAAAACTGGCCGTGGCAATGTCCAAAGCGAATATCAACATCGTCGATGTAAATCAGAAAATCATGGAAAATTATTTCGTAATGACAATGGCGTGCGATATCGCAAAGGCGACTATAACATTGCCGCAAATTCATAAAATATTAGACAAAATCGCCGATGAACTGAAACTGAAAATCAACTTCCAAGACGAATCCATCTTCAAAATGATGCATCGGGTCTAAAGCTGTTCCCGATTCCCGAAAAAATATTAAATTCGCGGAATTTTACTTTCGTAATCGAAAATGATGAAATTATGTCAATTTCTCACTTTTCTAAGTGAAAAATTTCGCTATAATACCTTGCAATGGTTACAGGGATACTGACAATTCTCAAGTCAATTTTCTATAACTAATTTATTTAAAAGCACTTGCACCCGTAGCTCAACTGGATAGAGCGCC
The sequence above is drawn from the Planctomycetaceae bacterium genome and encodes:
- the surE gene encoding 5'/3'-nucleotidase SurE produces the protein MNILLTNDDGITAEGIAAAYKELAKIGDVTVVAPSGRMSGAGHSITVFEPLVCEKVKIKNLFTGYSVSGSPADCVKLALMELCPTKPDLVVSGINHGANVGINVYYSGTVAAAMEAAFYGMPAIALSAVNEQDTDFDCAAGYCAKVVKKLLPLTIPGVININIPALSKGKPKGLKIVPQSTMGFNEHYIKTQNENGQMLYQLAGGQYRDVDLPSDTLVLDDGFITVTSLGFDMTDYKGMEKLHQINLQG
- a CDS encoding ACT domain-containing protein, whose product is MAAKKSQICICTVTGKDRVGIIAKLAVAMSKANINIVDVNQKIMENYFVMTMACDIAKATITLPQIHKILDKIADELKLKINFQDESIFKMMHRV